In Leptospira montravelensis, the DNA window CCTTGCCAAGTTTGATATCGCGGTCTCTTTCAAAATCCACGTCTCTGTTAGTCACAATACCAACTAACTTTGTACGAGCGGTTCCATCTTCCGTAACCGGAATCCCACTAAAACCATACTTTTCTTTTACTGCGTCTAAATCTGCCAATGTATGTTCTGGAGATAGAAGGATTGGGTCTTTGATAAATCCATTTTCGTATCGTTTTACTTTGCGAACAAGATCCACCTGTTCATCGATACTGTTGTTATAATGTATAATTCCGATTCCACCCATTAGAGCCTGCGCAATTGCCATTTCTGACTCGGTGACCGTATCCATCGGAGAACTCATCAGAGGTCTTTTGAGGGAAATGTTTTTGGAAAGTTTGGTTTCGAGTTCGACATCGCTCGGGTTAAAGTCGATGTATCCGGGCAGAACTAAAAAGTCCCGATACGTGAGTCCCATGTTGACCGAGAAGAGCTCTTGTCCACTGACTCCATCAAAAAGCTCAGATCCTGGTAGGGGTTGATTTGACATAATTATCCTTCCTTTTTCTACTTTAAGCAAGAAAACTCTCCGTGCAAGAGAATTTCAGGAGAAATTCGTCCGATAATAGTAAGTAACACGACCTTTTATGGAAACTCTAGAAAGAAGTAAGCGATCTTTGGATGTTTTTTCTGACAAAGAAAAAAAACTCCATGTTTTGACGAAATTTTTATTAAACCAGGAATTGAGTCTAAAAGACAATATCCATTCTGGGGAAAGTTGTTTTTTAAAAAAAGTATCGGCCGATGGAAACAAGGTTCTTGTAAGTGTTCGACCCACCATGACCTTATCAGTGGGCCAAAAAGTGACCCTCTATAAAATTTTAGGAAGATACCTCCACCTAGAATGTACGGTGGAACAAGAAAAAGGAGAATCGCAGTATGTTCTCCATTTGGACAAAATTGCCATAGCCAAAAAAGATAGGGAAAGTTCACGAATTCCTGTCCCTCCCGGTTCCGCTTGGATCACAAATGTTGTCTCCAGTAAAGCCAAAATCGAAACCGATATGTTTCATATCCCCACAGCGGTAAAAGTGAACTTTCAGGATTATGAAACTAAACTGAAAAACTCAGTCGATTTTATCAAAATTTCTACCTTTAACTCAAGCGAAGATTCAGAAGTCATCCGCCAAATCAAAAAAACTAAAAAAGGTCTGTTATTAGAGGACGCCACAGATCGGAAATCTTACGAAACTTCACCTAACGAAGATTTTTTGGTATTTTCCGATGAAGTGGAGGATGATATAGAAAAAGAAATCAATAACAAACGAAACCAAAAAATCAAATCAGAACTAATCCTTCCTATTCTTTACCTTAATGATGAAGAAGAATCCATTCCCATTGGATACATCCAAATGCAAAGTAAAACAGAAACCTTTGATCTACTCAAAGCTATGGAGATGAAAACGGTTTGTTTTGAAATGGTAGACCGGATCCGTCATTCGAATATGATCAAATCTGATGGTAAATTTCCAGTGATTGATATTTCAGAAGGTGGATTAAAAGTAGTTGTTGACCACCCTGATTTAATGAAAAGCCTTCCCAAACTTTCAGGTTTTCAGTTTGATTTGTTTTTTAAGATGCAATCTCCACTGACTGCCTTTGGAACCATTAAAACGATTACCAAAAACGAGGAAGGTCACCTAACAGTAGGTCTTGCGATCGCAGGTCACTCTTCGCGTTCAGGTGAAAAAAAGAGATTTTTGGAAAATGTTGAATTCTTTCGTAAACAAAATCATAAACCTTAAAATTTAAAGTTCTCCGTAACCCAAAACTTCCATAGACCATTTTTCTTCCCACTTTCTAGAAGAAAAAGTTACCGCTTCTGGATCCATATTTTGTTTTAAAAACTCAAAATCTTTTGTTTGAAACTCATCTCCCTCTATCAAATAAAAAGCCTCTAAAGAAGGATCCAAACTCTGGATTTTATTTGTAGAAACGATTTCATAAATCAAAAAGGATGTGGATTCCATTTCTATTTTTCGCCAATTCCTTAGTTCCCTATGATTTCCATCAAAAACAAAAACCAAACGGTGTTGAAGATTTTCACCCCGATGTGCCAGTGTACGTGAAAGATAAGATTGTCTTTTGGATTCCAAAACGGAAACGATTTTTTCTATCTCTTGGGATTTAGGAATAGAAACCAAAGGGATCACAAAATCGATTGTACAAAATGGTTCTGCCGAAATACGATTCTCAATGAAACCAAGAATACGCGAGAGGTCTTTAGAAAAGTTTTCTGTGTGAAACCAAACACTATGGTGACGGCTCCCCGACCAATCTGAGAATTCTGATTCCCCTTGATTTAGATTTTTTTTAAACAAGGGGTTTTTTATTTCACCTAACACCAAATCGATTCGATCGTTTTTGTTAGCGGCGGCATTACATAAAAATGGCCTTGGAAACTCATCCAAACGGCGTTCCAATAAATCCTCTGCAAAAAATAATGACTCTGTTAAGTCTCTAGAACTAAAGGTAGGTGTTTCGATGATTCTGTATGGTGGTGTAGGCATAAAAAAGAGGCCTTCTTTTTCGGCATCTTTACGCATGGCAGTTCCAGGCAAAATAGATAAAGGAAAGGCTTGCACCCATTCTCCAAGCCCGTGTTCTAAGAAAAAATGAATTCCTCTTTCCACATCCTCTGGTTTGTCACCAGGAAGACCAATGATCAGATCCAGTAGAAGTTCTATCCCCTCACCGGCTAACATCTTTGCCACTTCCGCTACTTTGTGTGGACTACCATATCGTTTCACTCGTTTTAGAGTTTCTTCATTTACCGATTGGAGTCCGAGTTCCACACGAGTGAACCCCGCCTTACGAAGTTTAGTCGCAAGTTTTGGAGTCACACCTTCCGATCGAAGTTCTGCAAACATCGACATCTGGCCATCCGCATTGATTTCGGTTATGGCATCTAAAAAATTTTCGAATCCCGGTCTATGGTTAAAAGTAGGATCTAAAAAAACTAATTCCTTAGCCCCTTTTTCTTTTAAGTCGGAAATAAGTTTCATTGTCTCAGGAATGTCAAGTGTCCTTAGATTCTGTGACGACTTGGGATAAAAACAATAAGTACATTGTGACTTACAACCTCGTACCGTTTCCAAGTAAGTGGATCGTCTGGGATCTACTTTTAAATGTCCTGTGGTATAAGGTGAGGGAAAATCTGTGAGTGGAAAATTGGCAGGGACAGGTTTTCCAAACGAAGTGAGTTTTCCATTTTCTTTTCGGTAAGCTACATTTTCCAATCCATCCAAAGACGAATTTGAAAGTAATGACCGCATTAAATTACGAAAACTATGTTCGGCTTCGCCCGATACGGCAATATCATATCCCTCTTCTCCCAGAACATAAGGATTGTCTTCGTTTACCTCTGGCCCTCCAATGAGGATCTTAGTTTCGGGACTTCTTTTTTTTACTTCTTTTGCGATATAAAGACTTCGTTCGGTGTTCCATAAATAAAGAGAGAGTCCTAAAAAATCAGGTCCTTCTTTGACAATGCGGTCGATGAGTGCAAGGTCTCCTAAAGAATCTGTATCTTCGGGGGAAACTACATGGGGAGTGATTCCTGTAACTGGATCCTCTTTGGATGCAAGACAACTTGCCAAACTAGCAGCTGCTAAAGGAACATTTCCTGTGGCTGCATAATAAGAAGGAGGTGGTACCGGTAATTGCAAAAATTGAATTTTTGCCATAGTGATTGTCATGATCCCCAAGGAGAGGGTTTTTCGCAAAACCTTTCAAGA includes these proteins:
- a CDS encoding DUF1577 domain-containing protein, with the protein product METLERSKRSLDVFSDKEKKLHVLTKFLLNQELSLKDNIHSGESCFLKKVSADGNKVLVSVRPTMTLSVGQKVTLYKILGRYLHLECTVEQEKGESQYVLHLDKIAIAKKDRESSRIPVPPGSAWITNVVSSKAKIETDMFHIPTAVKVNFQDYETKLKNSVDFIKISTFNSSEDSEVIRQIKKTKKGLLLEDATDRKSYETSPNEDFLVFSDEVEDDIEKEINNKRNQKIKSELILPILYLNDEEESIPIGYIQMQSKTETFDLLKAMEMKTVCFEMVDRIRHSNMIKSDGKFPVIDISEGGLKVVVDHPDLMKSLPKLSGFQFDLFFKMQSPLTAFGTIKTITKNEEGHLTVGLAIAGHSSRSGEKKRFLENVEFFRKQNHKP
- a CDS encoding B12-binding domain-containing radical SAM protein, giving the protein MAKIQFLQLPVPPPSYYAATGNVPLAAASLASCLASKEDPVTGITPHVVSPEDTDSLGDLALIDRIVKEGPDFLGLSLYLWNTERSLYIAKEVKKRSPETKILIGGPEVNEDNPYVLGEEGYDIAVSGEAEHSFRNLMRSLLSNSSLDGLENVAYRKENGKLTSFGKPVPANFPLTDFPSPYTTGHLKVDPRRSTYLETVRGCKSQCTYCFYPKSSQNLRTLDIPETMKLISDLKEKGAKELVFLDPTFNHRPGFENFLDAITEINADGQMSMFAELRSEGVTPKLATKLRKAGFTRVELGLQSVNEETLKRVKRYGSPHKVAEVAKMLAGEGIELLLDLIIGLPGDKPEDVERGIHFFLEHGLGEWVQAFPLSILPGTAMRKDAEKEGLFFMPTPPYRIIETPTFSSRDLTESLFFAEDLLERRLDEFPRPFLCNAAANKNDRIDLVLGEIKNPLFKKNLNQGESEFSDWSGSRHHSVWFHTENFSKDLSRILGFIENRISAEPFCTIDFVIPLVSIPKSQEIEKIVSVLESKRQSYLSRTLAHRGENLQHRLVFVFDGNHRELRNWRKIEMESTSFLIYEIVSTNKIQSLDPSLEAFYLIEGDEFQTKDFEFLKQNMDPEAVTFSSRKWEEKWSMEVLGYGEL